One region of Sphingomonas abietis genomic DNA includes:
- a CDS encoding ligand-binding sensor domain-containing protein, whose amino-acid sequence MVNAVLSVLFPILSTRWPGARDRVRIGAPSRRDGTRIGMAAWLAWAIVTGPALAAPGRWTNFTSTVFHNYGRDQGLPHPVPTAFAQSRDGFLWIGTQGGLARWDGYRFTAYKADPANPGSLPDDWIQTLHIDATGHLWIGTSAGHLARYDATKDRFDTVPLKLAAGSIHIGAITDDGVGGLWIGTDDGLRHLDPSNGRIVLLRAGTSGAEGLPGGAIQAVLRDRAGALWVGTTDGLARRPTGARAFVAVPIGDTAMGVSALFEEPNGRIWIGTTSKGLFVIDHAGATPRAVGTAYDLPPSAVSSICMVGPHEIWAGLRSSGIISVDTRSGNIGFIRHDRSVANSLTHNDVWALLRDDAGGIWVGGTGGLSYHPHDPGLVSTIYGAQQRPGSLSASDVLSILATRDGRIWLGYIDGSADIIDPMRGRVATFRSDPGAPGHSLLRDAVFAMTERADGQVYLATRRGLYLADPVTHGVALVPIPGRDPHAAINALAIDNGTLWIGGEYDGIRAVVPEHGAGLRTAPAFGPADAAKLSNPDINIILSGTGSDLWVGTRNGLNRIDLAAHAVEPILADPADRQALGGGFVSALLVDRRGRLWVGTFGGGLALMTGRDAAGRPRFRRFGVANGLPHENVDSLEMDGTGTIWAGTDDGLARVDSATFAIRRVGPADGSALRDYFVGSRGADAAGEALFGAKDGLTVVRPGVLPPWRFRPPVVVTDVRVGGISVPIAPFNHAGNSTPVVLTPRTNSLAVEFSALDFTAPERNHYAYKLDGFDQAWTETDASRRLAAYTNLPPGDYMLRLRGSNRDGLWTERDLAVPIRVLPSWSQQWWVRLVAALLLLLGIVALFRWRTGYLRRRQGELERQISERTADLRAANERLAQLATIDTLTGCANRRHFVERAHELVSLAGRHDTRLSLTILDLDDFKHVNDSWGHPGGDAVLAMTGQIFDSHTRSTDLVGRIGGEEFGLLMPHTASTGAWLLADRLRQAIAATVIAFDGQTIRVTASFGLAELRAGEDFDSLYGRADAALYEAKQSGRNRVSSAPEATP is encoded by the coding sequence ATGGTTAATGCCGTGCTTTCGGTGCTCTTCCCTATCCTGTCTACGCGTTGGCCCGGCGCGCGTGATCGTGTCCGGATCGGCGCGCCCTCGCGCCGGGACGGCACCCGCATCGGCATGGCGGCGTGGCTGGCCTGGGCGATCGTCACCGGCCCCGCGCTTGCGGCTCCGGGACGCTGGACGAACTTCACTTCGACGGTCTTCCATAATTATGGCCGGGACCAGGGCCTGCCGCATCCCGTGCCGACGGCGTTCGCGCAGAGCCGCGACGGCTTTCTCTGGATCGGCACGCAGGGCGGCCTCGCCCGTTGGGACGGCTATCGCTTCACCGCCTACAAGGCCGATCCGGCCAACCCCGGCAGCCTGCCGGACGACTGGATACAGACGCTCCATATCGACGCCACCGGTCATCTGTGGATCGGCACCAGCGCGGGCCATCTCGCCCGCTATGATGCCACGAAAGACCGGTTCGACACGGTGCCGCTCAAGCTCGCGGCGGGAAGCATCCACATCGGCGCCATCACCGACGATGGCGTCGGCGGCCTGTGGATCGGCACCGACGACGGGCTTCGCCATCTCGATCCGTCGAACGGCAGGATCGTTTTGCTGCGTGCCGGCACATCGGGCGCGGAAGGCCTGCCGGGCGGCGCCATACAGGCGGTATTGCGCGATCGGGCGGGCGCGCTCTGGGTCGGCACGACGGACGGGCTGGCACGCCGGCCGACAGGGGCCCGGGCGTTCGTCGCCGTGCCGATCGGCGATACGGCGATGGGCGTATCCGCGCTGTTCGAGGAACCGAACGGCCGCATCTGGATCGGCACGACCAGCAAGGGCCTGTTCGTCATCGATCATGCCGGCGCAACACCACGCGCCGTCGGCACGGCCTACGACCTGCCACCGAGCGCGGTTTCCTCGATCTGCATGGTCGGCCCTCACGAGATTTGGGCCGGTCTGCGCAGTTCGGGCATCATTTCCGTGGACACCCGCAGCGGCAACATCGGCTTCATCCGCCACGATCGCAGCGTAGCGAACAGCCTCACCCATAACGATGTCTGGGCCCTGCTGCGGGACGATGCGGGTGGCATCTGGGTCGGCGGCACCGGCGGCCTCAGCTACCATCCGCACGATCCCGGCCTCGTCTCGACCATCTATGGTGCGCAGCAACGGCCGGGCAGCCTGAGCGCCAGCGACGTGCTCTCGATCCTGGCCACCCGCGATGGACGGATCTGGCTCGGCTATATCGACGGCAGTGCCGACATCATCGATCCGATGCGGGGGCGCGTTGCGACATTCAGGTCCGATCCGGGGGCTCCTGGCCATTCCCTGCTGCGCGACGCCGTCTTCGCCATGACGGAAAGGGCGGATGGCCAGGTCTATCTCGCAACCCGCCGCGGGCTCTATCTTGCCGATCCGGTGACCCATGGCGTCGCGCTCGTGCCCATCCCCGGCCGCGATCCGCACGCCGCGATCAACGCGCTGGCCATCGACAATGGCACACTATGGATCGGTGGCGAATATGACGGCATCCGCGCAGTCGTCCCGGAACATGGCGCCGGTCTCCGCACAGCCCCGGCATTCGGCCCGGCGGATGCCGCGAAATTGTCTAACCCCGACATCAACATCATCCTGAGCGGAACCGGGAGCGATCTGTGGGTCGGCACCCGCAACGGGCTGAACCGGATCGATCTCGCCGCCCACGCGGTCGAGCCGATCCTGGCCGATCCCGCCGATCGGCAGGCGCTGGGTGGCGGCTTCGTGTCGGCGCTGCTGGTCGATCGGCGCGGGCGGCTCTGGGTCGGCACCTTCGGCGGCGGACTGGCGCTGATGACCGGCCGCGACGCCGCCGGCCGGCCGCGCTTCCGGCGCTTCGGCGTGGCCAACGGCCTGCCGCACGAGAATGTCGACAGCCTGGAAATGGACGGCACCGGGACGATCTGGGCCGGCACCGACGACGGCCTCGCCCGCGTCGACTCCGCCACCTTCGCGATCCGTCGGGTCGGCCCGGCAGACGGCTCCGCGTTGCGGGATTATTTCGTCGGGTCGCGCGGTGCCGATGCGGCCGGGGAGGCCCTGTTCGGCGCCAAGGACGGGCTGACGGTCGTGCGCCCCGGCGTCCTGCCGCCGTGGCGCTTCCGGCCGCCGGTGGTGGTGACCGATGTGCGGGTCGGCGGCATTTCCGTGCCGATCGCCCCGTTCAACCATGCCGGCAACAGCACGCCCGTCGTCCTGACGCCTCGGACCAACAGCCTCGCCGTCGAATTCTCCGCGCTCGATTTCACGGCGCCCGAACGCAACCATTATGCCTACAAGCTCGACGGATTCGACCAGGCCTGGACGGAGACCGATGCCAGCCGCCGTCTCGCAGCCTACACCAATCTTCCGCCGGGCGATTATATGCTGCGCCTGCGCGGATCCAATCGTGACGGCCTGTGGACGGAACGCGATCTGGCGGTGCCGATCAGGGTTCTCCCGTCATGGTCGCAGCAATGGTGGGTGCGTCTGGTCGCCGCCTTGCTGCTGCTGCTTGGCATCGTCGCCCTGTTCCGCTGGCGAACCGGCTATCTGCGTCGCCGGCAGGGCGAACTCGAACGCCAGATTTCCGAGCGCACCGCCGATCTGCGCGCCGCCAACGAACGGCTGGCGCAGCTCGCGACCATCGACACGCTGACCGGCTGCGCCAACCGGCGGCATTTCGTCGAACGCGCACACGAACTGGTGTCGCTAGCCGGACGGCATGACACGCGGCTGAGCCTCACCATCCTCGACCTCGACGACTTCAAGCATGTGAACGACAGCTGGGGCCATCCCGGCGGCGATGCCGTGCTGGCGATGACCGGGCAGATCTTCGACAGCCACACCCGCTCGACCGATCTCGTCGGCCGGATCGGCGGCGAGGAATTCGGCCTGCTGATGCCGCACACCGCGTCCACCGGCGCATGGCTGCTGGCGGATCGCCTGCGCCAGGCGATCGCCGCCACCGTCATCGCCTTCGATGGCCAGACGATCCGCGTGACGGCAAGCTTCGGCCTGGCGGAACTGCGCGCCGGGGAGGATTTCGACAGCCTGTACGGCCGCGCCGACGCGGCACTCTACGAAGCCAAGCAATCGGGCCGGAACCGGGTGAGCTCGGCCCCCGAGGCGACGCCCTGA
- a CDS encoding efflux transporter outer membrane subunit, which yields MRRILPPSGIALLCLATALSGCDMAPHYARPASAAPAQWPQGAAYGPDLADAAGLKWQDLVADAKLRTVIGQALANNRDLRASLASVASARAQYHVERSAQLPTIAAGADANITRGIKSSALSSNSYDSTIGMSSFEIDLFGRLKNETKEALETYLSTESGMRSAKLTLVSETATAYVTLASDMDLLRIAQETIVSGQRSLDLTQSLLASGLASATDVQNAITVVEQAKSDVANDTTLVAQDRNALELLVGAPVADDLLPASLNSLDGAIGNVPAGMSSTVLLQRPDVLEAEHSLKSANAGIGAARAAFFPTITLTSAVGVASSALSSLFTGGALNWSVAPSASLPVLGGATKGNLEYAKAQRDYYLAEYEKTVQSAFKDVADGLARRGTITRQRDAQARLVAAASKAYDLADAQYRAGTVSYIDALTAQRTLYAARQSQVATILTDIGNRITLYGAIGADDSL from the coding sequence ATGCGCCGCATCCTCCCCCCGTCGGGCATCGCCCTGCTGTGCCTCGCCACCGCCTTGTCGGGTTGCGACATGGCCCCGCATTATGCCCGCCCTGCCTCCGCCGCCCCTGCGCAATGGCCGCAGGGTGCCGCCTATGGGCCGGATCTGGCCGATGCGGCAGGGCTGAAATGGCAGGATCTGGTCGCAGACGCGAAGCTCCGCACGGTGATCGGCCAGGCGCTCGCCAACAACCGCGATCTGCGCGCCTCGCTCGCCAGCGTCGCCTCGGCAAGGGCGCAATATCATGTCGAGCGATCGGCCCAGCTGCCGACGATCGCGGCCGGCGCGGACGCCAACATCACGCGCGGCATCAAGAGTTCCGCGCTCAGCTCCAACAGCTATGATTCGACGATCGGCATGAGCAGTTTCGAGATCGATCTGTTCGGGCGGCTGAAGAACGAGACCAAGGAAGCGCTGGAGACCTATCTCTCGACCGAATCCGGGATGCGGTCGGCCAAGCTCACGCTCGTCTCCGAAACCGCGACCGCCTATGTGACGCTCGCCTCCGACATGGATCTGCTGCGGATCGCGCAGGAGACCATCGTCAGCGGCCAGCGCTCGCTCGATCTCACCCAGTCGCTGCTGGCATCCGGCCTCGCCAGCGCGACCGACGTGCAGAATGCGATCACGGTCGTCGAGCAGGCGAAGTCGGATGTCGCCAATGACACCACGCTGGTCGCGCAGGATCGCAACGCGCTGGAATTGCTGGTCGGTGCGCCGGTCGCCGACGATCTGCTGCCCGCATCGCTGAATTCGCTCGATGGCGCGATCGGCAATGTGCCGGCGGGGATGTCCTCCACCGTCCTGCTCCAGCGACCCGACGTGCTCGAGGCCGAGCACAGCCTCAAAAGCGCCAATGCCGGCATCGGCGCGGCGCGGGCCGCCTTTTTTCCCACGATCACGCTGACCTCGGCGGTCGGCGTCGCCAGTTCGGCGCTGTCCTCGCTGTTCACCGGCGGCGCGCTCAACTGGTCGGTGGCGCCTTCGGCCAGCCTGCCGGTGCTGGGCGGCGCCACCAAGGGCAATCTCGAATATGCCAAGGCGCAGCGCGATTATTACCTCGCCGAATATGAGAAGACGGTGCAGTCCGCCTTCAAGGATGTAGCGGACGGCCTCGCCCGGCGTGGCACCATCACGCGCCAGCGCGATGCGCAGGCCCGGCTCGTCGCCGCGGCGTCCAAGGCCTATGATCTGGCGGACGCGCAATATCGTGCCGGCACCGTCTCCTATATCGACGCGCTGACGGCGCAGCGCACCCTGTATGCTGCGCGGCAAAGCCAGGTCGCGACGATCCTCACCGATATCGGCAACCGCATCACCCTCTATGGCGCGATCGGCGCCGACGACAGCCTGTAA
- a CDS encoding efflux RND transporter permease subunit: protein MGISRFFVARPIFAWVIAIVIMMAGIGAIMSLPIAQYPDVAPPSVTVTATYPGASAETLETSVTQVIEQQLIGIDNLLYFSSSSDSSGSAKVTVTFAKGTDADIAQVQVQNKVQQATSRLPSEVQEQGLTVTKSNADFLLIVGLYDKTDRATASDISDYLVSNFQDQLARVNGVGQVQVFGAEYAMRIWLDPVKLAARQLMPSDVQTAISAQNVDLSAGQIGQEPAVQGQMLNAVVKAKSRLQTPDQFRQIVVKTLSDGSVVHLSDVARVEMGQEDYTTSAQLNAHPASGIAVQLAPGADALKTASAVKAEVATLAAGMPQGYALAYPRDTSDFVKLSIKEVVETLLIAVVLVVIVMFVFLQSWRATLIPAIAVPVVLLGTFGILALFGYSINTLTLFGMVLAIGLLVDDAIVVVENVERIMADEGLDPADATIKSMGEIGSALVGIAMVLSAVMLPMAFFGGSTGVIYRQFSVTIVSAMVLSVIVALILSPALCATLLKPGSHDPLKRGGLFGKFNRWFDRTTNRYVDTTKAVIGRSWLHMIVYAVIVAAMALLFMRLPTGFLPTEDQGTVMVQYTLPPGATQERTNKVRGEVEDFFLKNEHANVASIFALTGFSFSGSGQNAGLGFASLAPFDQRKGAKNAADAINGRAMAVFGKFRDAQVFALTPPAISGLGQSNGFTFEMLNTSNMSRDKFVALRDKLIAAANKDPKLSAVRAATLPDTPQLRVTFDDAKLAVLGLSESDATGTLSSAWGSTYVDDFVDRGRVKRVYMQADAPYRMLPDNLDNWYVRSSATSTGTAPSTMVPFSSFTTTGWEKGANSVSRFNGRSSYEIDGDAGAGYSSGDAMKEMIALQQKVAPGTGYAWSGLSYQENQSSGQALYLYALSILVVFLCLAALYESWSIPFAVLLVVPLGVIGAVLAVTVRGLENNIYFQVGLLTTIGLAAKNAILIVEFAEMARRGGKDMLEAALEAARVRLRPILMTSIAFIAGVFPLAVATGAGAQSRIAIGTAVLGGMFTATALAIFYVPMFFMLVGRLFHRGGASAKPVAPEPKEA from the coding sequence ATGGGTATCAGTCGTTTCTTCGTCGCCCGGCCGATCTTCGCCTGGGTGATCGCGATCGTCATCATGATGGCCGGCATCGGCGCGATCATGAGCCTGCCGATCGCCCAATATCCCGACGTCGCGCCGCCGTCGGTGACGGTCACCGCCACCTATCCGGGCGCATCGGCCGAGACGCTCGAGACCAGCGTGACGCAGGTGATCGAACAGCAGCTGATCGGCATCGACAATCTGCTCTATTTCTCGTCGAGCTCGGACAGTTCGGGTTCGGCCAAGGTCACCGTCACCTTCGCCAAGGGCACCGATGCCGACATCGCGCAGGTGCAGGTGCAGAACAAGGTTCAGCAGGCGACGTCGCGCCTGCCCAGCGAGGTGCAGGAGCAAGGCCTCACCGTCACCAAGTCCAACGCCGACTTCCTGCTGATCGTCGGCCTCTACGACAAGACCGACCGCGCCACCGCCAGCGACATTTCCGATTATCTGGTCAGCAATTTCCAGGACCAGCTCGCCCGCGTGAACGGCGTCGGCCAGGTGCAGGTGTTCGGTGCCGAATATGCGATGCGGATCTGGCTCGATCCGGTGAAGCTCGCCGCCCGCCAGCTGATGCCGTCCGACGTGCAGACCGCGATCTCGGCCCAGAATGTCGATCTGTCCGCCGGCCAGATCGGCCAGGAGCCGGCCGTGCAAGGCCAGATGCTCAACGCCGTGGTCAAGGCCAAGTCCCGCCTCCAGACGCCCGACCAGTTCCGCCAGATCGTCGTCAAGACGCTGAGCGACGGATCGGTCGTCCATCTGTCGGACGTGGCGCGGGTCGAGATGGGGCAGGAGGATTACACCACCTCGGCCCAGCTCAACGCCCATCCGGCATCGGGCATCGCCGTCCAGCTCGCGCCGGGCGCCGACGCGCTCAAGACCGCCAGCGCGGTCAAGGCCGAAGTCGCGACTTTGGCCGCGGGGATGCCGCAGGGCTACGCCCTCGCCTATCCGCGCGACACCAGCGACTTCGTGAAGCTCTCGATCAAGGAAGTGGTCGAGACGCTGCTGATCGCGGTCGTCCTCGTCGTGATCGTGATGTTCGTGTTCCTGCAGAGCTGGCGCGCGACGCTGATCCCCGCGATCGCGGTGCCGGTGGTGCTGCTCGGCACCTTCGGCATCCTCGCGCTGTTCGGCTATTCGATCAACACGCTCACCCTGTTCGGCATGGTGCTGGCGATCGGCCTGCTGGTCGACGACGCGATCGTCGTGGTCGAGAATGTCGAGCGGATCATGGCCGACGAGGGGCTCGACCCCGCCGACGCCACGATCAAGTCGATGGGCGAGATCGGATCGGCGCTGGTCGGCATCGCGATGGTGCTGTCGGCGGTGATGCTGCCGATGGCCTTCTTCGGCGGATCGACCGGCGTGATCTATCGCCAGTTCTCGGTGACGATCGTCTCGGCGATGGTGCTGTCGGTGATCGTCGCGCTGATCCTGTCGCCGGCGCTGTGCGCCACCCTGCTCAAGCCCGGCAGCCATGATCCGCTGAAGCGCGGCGGCCTGTTCGGCAAGTTCAACCGCTGGTTCGATCGCACCACCAATCGCTATGTCGATACCACCAAGGCGGTGATCGGGCGCAGCTGGCTGCACATGATCGTCTATGCGGTGATCGTCGCGGCGATGGCGCTGCTGTTCATGCGCCTGCCGACCGGCTTCCTGCCGACCGAGGATCAGGGCACGGTGATGGTGCAATACACCCTCCCCCCCGGCGCCACCCAGGAGCGGACCAACAAGGTGCGCGGCGAGGTCGAGGATTTTTTCCTCAAGAATGAACATGCCAATGTCGCCAGCATCTTCGCGCTGACCGGCTTCAGCTTTTCGGGGTCCGGGCAGAATGCCGGTCTCGGTTTCGCCAGCCTCGCCCCGTTCGACCAGCGCAAGGGCGCCAAGAACGCCGCCGACGCGATCAATGGCCGGGCGATGGCGGTGTTCGGCAAGTTCCGCGACGCGCAGGTGTTCGCGCTGACCCCGCCCGCCATTTCCGGCCTGGGCCAGTCCAACGGCTTCACCTTCGAGATGCTCAACACCAGCAACATGTCGCGCGACAAGTTCGTGGCATTGCGCGACAAGCTGATCGCCGCCGCCAACAAAGACCCCAAGCTGTCCGCCGTCCGCGCCGCGACATTGCCCGACACGCCGCAGCTGCGCGTCACCTTCGACGATGCCAAGCTCGCCGTGCTGGGCCTCAGCGAAAGCGACGCCACCGGCACGCTGAGTTCGGCGTGGGGCAGCACCTATGTCGACGACTTCGTCGATCGCGGCCGGGTCAAGCGCGTCTACATGCAGGCCGATGCGCCCTACCGGATGCTGCCCGACAATCTGGACAACTGGTACGTCCGCTCCAGCGCCACCAGCACGGGCACCGCGCCCAGCACGATGGTGCCCTTCTCCTCCTTCACCACCACCGGCTGGGAAAAAGGCGCCAACAGCGTGTCGCGCTTCAACGGCCGCTCCTCCTACGAGATCGATGGCGACGCCGGCGCCGGCTATAGCTCGGGCGATGCGATGAAGGAGATGATCGCGCTCCAGCAGAAGGTCGCACCCGGCACCGGCTATGCGTGGAGCGGGCTCTCCTATCAGGAGAACCAGTCGAGCGGGCAGGCGCTGTATCTCTATGCCCTCTCGATCCTCGTCGTCTTCCTGTGCCTCGCGGCGCTCTACGAGAGCTGGTCGATCCCGTTCGCGGTGCTGCTGGTCGTCCCGCTCGGCGTCATCGGTGCGGTGCTGGCGGTGACGGTGCGCGGGCTGGAGAACAATATCTACTTCCAGGTCGGCCTGCTCACCACGATCGGCTTGGCGGCGAAGAACGCGATCCTGATCGTCGAGTTCGCCGAAATGGCACGCCGGGGCGGCAAGGACATGCTGGAGGCCGCGCTGGAGGCGGCGCGCGTCCGCCTGCGCCCGATCCTGATGACCTCGATCGCCTTCATCGCCGGCGTGTTCCCGCTGGCGGTCGCCACCGGCGCCGGCGCACAGAGCCGGATCGCGATCGGTACGGCGGTGCTCGGCGGCATGTTCACCGCCACCGCGCTCGCCATCTTCTACGTGCCGATGTTCTTCATGCTGGTCGGCCGCCTGTTCCATCGCGGCGGGGCCAGCGCCAAGCCCGTCGCCCCCGAGCCCAAGGAAGCCTGA
- a CDS encoding efflux RND transporter periplasmic adaptor subunit produces the protein MPLQQIRRSASIAAITLALLATACSSDKKPPAAPTPEVGVVTLATAPVTVSNELTGRTASTTASDVRPQVDGIIKARLFQEGSVVHAGQPLYQIDPRLYKATLDSARAQLENAQATLFTDQAKANRYKTLSDNQAVSRQDIDDAVAAARAALASVHQYQAAVETARVNLEYTRVLAPITGRISRSSVTPGALVTAAQTTALATIQQLDPIYVDITQSSADLVKLRQALAKGSVLPSSAAVHLKLEDGSDYPQTGTIEFSEVTVDEDAGTVTLRARFPNPQGLLLPGMFVRVEAPQGIVPNGILVPQQGIARDAKGDATALVVDQNNKVVQRNVTTGQAIGNKWLITAGLKAGDRLIVEGTANARDGATVKPVSVKLDD, from the coding sequence GTGCCGCTTCAGCAAATCCGTCGATCGGCGTCCATCGCCGCCATCACCCTGGCGCTGCTCGCCACCGCCTGCTCCAGCGACAAGAAACCGCCCGCCGCGCCGACCCCCGAAGTCGGCGTCGTCACGCTCGCGACCGCGCCCGTGACCGTCTCCAACGAGCTGACCGGCCGTACTGCCTCCACCACGGCATCCGACGTGCGGCCGCAGGTCGATGGCATCATCAAGGCCCGGCTGTTCCAGGAAGGCTCGGTCGTCCACGCCGGCCAGCCGCTCTACCAGATCGATCCGCGGCTCTATAAGGCGACCCTCGATTCGGCGCGCGCGCAGCTCGAAAATGCGCAGGCCACCCTCTTCACCGATCAGGCCAAGGCCAATCGCTACAAGACGCTGAGCGACAACCAGGCGGTCAGCCGGCAGGATATCGACGATGCCGTCGCCGCCGCCCGCGCGGCGCTGGCCAGCGTCCACCAATATCAGGCAGCCGTCGAGACGGCACGGGTGAACCTCGAATATACCCGCGTGCTGGCCCCGATCACCGGGCGGATCAGCCGCTCGTCGGTCACCCCCGGCGCGCTCGTTACCGCCGCGCAGACCACCGCGCTGGCGACGATCCAGCAGCTCGATCCGATCTATGTCGACATCACCCAGTCCAGCGCCGATCTGGTGAAGCTGCGCCAGGCGCTGGCCAAGGGCAGCGTGCTGCCGAGCAGCGCCGCGGTGCATCTCAAGCTCGAAGACGGCAGCGATTATCCGCAGACCGGCACGATCGAGTTCAGCGAAGTGACGGTGGACGAGGATGCCGGCACCGTCACGCTGCGCGCCCGCTTCCCCAATCCGCAGGGCCTGCTGCTGCCCGGCATGTTCGTGCGGGTCGAAGCGCCGCAGGGCATCGTGCCGAACGGCATCCTCGTGCCGCAGCAGGGCATCGCCCGCGATGCCAAGGGCGATGCGACCGCGCTCGTCGTCGATCAGAACAACAAGGTGGTGCAGCGCAACGTCACCACCGGGCAGGCGATCGGCAACAAGTGGCTGATCACCGCGGGGCTCAAGGCCGGCGACCGGCTGATCGTGGAGGGCACCGCCAACGCCCGCGACGGCGCCACCGTCAAGCCCGTCTCCGTCAAGCTGGACGACTAA
- a CDS encoding response regulator transcription factor has protein sequence MVQQTELAGGCILVAEDDPDIRELIIAQLHREPYAVVAAGSVRETRAAMFKAPVDLLVLDLNLPDGDGIDLCRQLRSEGYEGAIIMVTARDAAIDRVLGLELGADDYLTKPFEPRELLARVRNLLKRVRVPDGGSGTPRNARIARFGPWRLDLHQRRLIAADDRLVMLSAAEYRLLTRFLDSPSKVLSREELLPERSATVAFDRSIDLQISRLRQKLAAEPGGEAVILTVRSEGYVMPGPIVFE, from the coding sequence ATGGTTCAGCAGACGGAGCTGGCTGGCGGGTGCATACTCGTCGCCGAAGACGATCCAGACATTCGCGAACTCATCATCGCGCAGCTTCACCGCGAACCCTATGCGGTGGTGGCTGCCGGCAGCGTCCGTGAAACGCGGGCCGCGATGTTCAAGGCGCCGGTCGATCTGCTGGTGCTCGATCTCAACCTGCCGGACGGCGACGGCATCGATCTGTGCCGCCAGTTGCGCAGCGAAGGCTATGAAGGCGCGATCATCATGGTGACCGCGCGCGATGCCGCGATCGATCGGGTGCTGGGCCTCGAACTCGGTGCCGACGACTATCTCACCAAGCCGTTCGAGCCGCGCGAACTGCTGGCCCGCGTCCGCAACCTGCTGAAGCGGGTGCGGGTGCCGGATGGCGGCAGCGGCACGCCGCGCAACGCCCGCATCGCGCGGTTCGGCCCGTGGCGGCTCGATCTCCACCAGCGCCGCCTGATCGCGGCAGACGACCGGCTGGTGATGCTGTCCGCCGCCGAATATCGCCTGCTGACCCGCTTTCTCGATTCGCCGAGCAAGGTGCTGTCGCGCGAGGAGTTGCTGCCGGAGCGCAGCGCCACCGTCGCCTTCGATCGCTCGATCGATCTCCAGATCAGCCGGCTGCGGCAGAAGCTGGCGGCCGAGCCCGGCGGCGAGGCGGTGATCCTCACGGTGCGCAGCGAAGGCTATGTGATGCCCGGCCCGATCGTGTTCGAGTGA
- a CDS encoding ATP-binding protein, translating into MKRLFARLAAFVGSLAGRLVLILTVGIAAAAIISLLAAEHARVHDFKRVQLDRVVASTVDMASRFARDPVRTHDLLYDHRILGARDAPIEWRTMTPDANLGRLLAAQLGARADARAMQMPHGSCFPNFDSFIRVAGMNDNMLPDCWFVLFRDTGGTERRMSIDLAPFRIPPSSTLDPVYLLLIVAASLALSMIVARFATAPLRRLTSAARAFSVTVDPEPIPEDGPREVRVALETFNVMQHRVREGFRERTQILASVAHDLQTPLTRLRLRLEQVADETLRERLISDLAATQRLVRDGLELARSSESREPWSIVDIDSILSSVAEDAAEFGADVRFVSGCGARTRVKPNALGRCVSNLVDNAIKYAGDAELSCGLVGSDLVISVRDHGPGLPPAALNEAFEPFRRFQGERSPSHGSGLGLTIARAQAHTFGAHLSLHNHENGGLVAHISLRIM; encoded by the coding sequence GTGAAACGCCTGTTCGCCCGCCTGGCCGCTTTCGTGGGATCGCTGGCGGGGCGTCTGGTCCTGATTCTCACCGTCGGCATCGCCGCTGCGGCGATCATCTCGCTGCTGGCGGCGGAACATGCCCGCGTCCATGATTTCAAGCGCGTGCAGCTCGATCGGGTGGTGGCGAGCACCGTCGACATGGCGTCGCGCTTCGCCCGTGATCCGGTGCGGACCCATGATCTGCTCTACGATCACCGCATCCTCGGTGCGCGCGATGCGCCGATCGAGTGGCGCACGATGACCCCGGATGCCAATCTCGGCCGACTGCTCGCAGCGCAGCTGGGCGCGCGGGCCGATGCGCGTGCCATGCAGATGCCGCATGGCAGCTGTTTCCCGAATTTCGATAGCTTCATCCGCGTGGCGGGGATGAACGACAATATGCTCCCGGATTGCTGGTTCGTGCTGTTCCGCGATACCGGCGGCACGGAACGGCGCATGTCGATCGATCTGGCGCCGTTCCGTATTCCGCCCAGCTCCACGCTCGATCCGGTGTATCTGCTGCTGATCGTCGCCGCGAGCCTGGCCCTGTCGATGATCGTCGCGCGCTTCGCGACGGCCCCGTTGCGGCGGCTGACCAGCGCCGCCCGCGCTTTCTCGGTGACGGTCGATCCCGAGCCGATCCCGGAGGACGGACCGCGCGAGGTACGGGTCGCGCTGGAGACGTTCAACGTCATGCAGCATCGGGTGCGGGAAGGGTTTCGCGAGCGCACCCAGATCCTGGCATCGGTCGCCCACGACCTCCAGACGCCGCTCACCAGGTTACGGCTACGGCTCGAGCAGGTGGCCGACGAGACGCTGCGTGAGCGCCTGATCTCCGATCTCGCCGCGACCCAGCGCCTTGTCCGCGACGGGCTCGAGCTGGCCCGCAGCAGCGAGAGCCGCGAGCCCTGGTCGATCGTCGATATCGACTCGATCCTGTCCAGCGTCGCGGAGGATGCGGCCGAATTCGGCGCCGACGTGCGCTTCGTTTCGGGCTGTGGCGCACGCACACGGGTCAAGCCGAACGCGCTGGGCCGCTGCGTGAGCAATCTCGTCGACAATGCGATCAAATATGCCGGCGATGCCGAGCTGTCCTGCGGGCTTGTCGGATCGGACCTCGTGATCAGCGTCCGCGATCATGGCCCCGGCTTGCCGCCAGCGGCGCTGAACGAGGCGTTCGAGCCGTTTCGCCGCTTCCAGGGCGAGCGATCTCCGTCCCACGGTTCGGGGCTGGGCCTCACCATCGCGCGGGCCCAGGCGCACACCTTCGGCGCGCATTTGTCGCTCCATAATCACGAAAATGGCGGCCTGGTCGCCCATATCAGCCTGAGGATCATGTAA